The Paenibacillus beijingensis nucleotide sequence CTTTATTTTTTTCCTGGTGCCGTCTCTGCTCCGAATGTTGTTCCGCTTCCTTGCCGGCCGGGCTGCAGCCGCTGCGCATCGAAGTTGAACCCTCGCCATCTGGGGATTGCTCTAAACGATTGCGTTCGCTGGACGCACAAAACGGTTAAAACAATTATATACAAGTCTCGGCAGCGAAAGCCGCTTGTTTCATACCGCCGGATTTGCTACAATAAAAACCTGGCCGTCATGGCTGCAAACCTCGTTAAACTGCCGAAGGAGTGATTGAGATGGGCAAGAAAAGCCAGTTTGACAAGCCGCTCGCCCAGAACAAAAAAGCTTCTCACGACTATTTTATCGAGGAAACGTACGAAGCGGGCATTGTTCTGATGGGAACGGAAATTAAGTCAATCCGGAGAGGAAAAGCGAACCTGAGCGATTCGTTCGCGACGATCCGGAACGGTGAGATGTTTCTGCACAACATGCACGTCAGCCCGTTCGAGCAGGGCAACCGCCATAACCCGACCGATCCGACGCGCGCGCGCAAGCTGCTGCTTCACAAGTCGCAGATCAACAAGCTGCTCGGGCAATCGAAGCAGGAAGGTTATTCGATCGTACCGCTTAAAGTATACGTGAAGAACGGCTATGCGAAAGTATTGATCGGGCTCGGCAAAGGGAAAAAGCAATACGACAAACGCGATACGGCGGCGAAACGCGACGCTCAGCGCGATATCCAGCGTGCTTTGCGCGAGAAGCAGAAGGTGGCGCGGTAACTGCGGCGGTCATCGCCATTTTTGCCAAAGCGGACTAATCGTACCAGCAATCGACAGCGCATTTTCGGCTCGAAAATGGTATACTGTTAGTACAGTCGTCGTTATGACAGCGGCTGACAGCAAGGTTTAAGCAGCGAGGTTTAAGCAGCGAGGTTCAACCAGCCTTGTTTCAAGGTAAGTTTTTTGCAACTGTGTTTGAATGACCCGGTTTTTTCCCGAACCGGCCGCCGCAAGGCAGGACGTTTCCCGATCAAGCGCGACATTCAGGCGCTACCTTTTAGACGGACAGTTCCGGCTTTATGATGTGATGCCGGAAGCCTTTTTATACAAAAGGATTGCTGTTTACGTCGCATACACGGGGGCGTTTATGGATTCGACGGGGGTAGTTCGAGCATGGGTTGCGGGTAGTGGGGACGCGTCCGCTTCATCAACGCTAAAGCCTATTAAATGGCAAACAACAACCAACCTACGCTGTAGCAGCTTAATAACCTGTTCGCGTGCTCTCGCTCTGTATCGCCCATGTACCGGGATGAGGGCCCAACTTTAGTGGGATACGCTGTCACATCTCCGCCTGGGGTGTGCTGAAGAAGACAATCAGGCTGACCTAGATCGAAGCCGGTTACGGGGCGTCGGCCTAGGTGACATCAAAACTGTGACTACACCCGTAGAAGCCTGTGTGCCGTTATCTTCGGACAGGGGTTCAACTCCCCTCGCCTCCACCATCATGAAAGCCGACCGCATGAGGTCGGCTTTTTTGCATATTGTTTTATGGCTAATTTATGCTGATACAATGATTTTGAATAACAGAAGCGAGTTCCCGAAAGTTATATTTATGATTAACCATATCTACCGTAAAATTCTCGGCTTTCTTTGTATCCATCTTAAAGTGCAAGCCATTGTAACGTAGAAATATGACAAGTGCTGTAAAAGCAGTGCGTTTATTTGCGTTATGAAAAGGATGATTTTGCCCCAATGATTCAAACAAGGCTGCAGCTTTCTCGAATATGGTCGGGTAAGCATCTTCTCCAAAAGCGGAGGATCGTGGTCGAAGCATTGCTGATTCAAGTAACCCAGGATCTTTAACTCCGATATGTTCACCTTGGCTATAGCGTTGAATCATAGCAACATTAATGGCTATGACTTCTTGTACGGATAAATAACGAGTTGATGTCATCTGTCTTTAAGGCCTTGTAATGTTTGATCGTATTCATTAATGACGTCCGACAAAGAATCCATAAAGTCCTTACTAATCCCACTAGGCAATGATACTTTCGTAGATTTCCTAATAATGATTTCTCCAGTGGACTGGTTTACTTCAATGCTGACTATATCTCCTTGATCTAGTCCAATTTGTTTTAAAGCATCAGTCATTGTTAATCCTAAACTGTTACCGAACTTTGTCACTTTTCGTTCCATATCAACCATCCTATTCATCATAAGTCCTCCTTTTCATTTTATTCAACTGTTATAACAATTATACATCTTCTGGTTTTGTATTCAATGAAAATAAGGATTGAACTTATCAGCAATGACTATTTACCGGCAGTGGCTTCTTTTGATAATGATTGCAATGAGGTTCCTTTTTACAAAGAAAACAAAGAAAACAAACAAATTAAACTCTGTTTTAGAAGAGCATACATCGGCCTAGGTGACATCAAAACTGTGACTACACCCGTAGAAGCCTGTGTGCCGTTATCTTCGGACAGGGGTTCAACTCCCCTCGCCTCCACCTTGAAAAACCCGACCGCATGAGGTCGGGTTTTTGCTATGTCTTTTTACCGATGCAGGATGCTCGCCAGACTATTCAATCCATTTTTGAATCCATTGTGCCGTTATTTCCGGGTGTGAAATGGGAAATTGATGCCCAAACGGCAACAAAGTTATGTGATCGCGCTCCAATAAATTCGGAATGGAATAATCACGATCTTGATCTCCCCAAAGTACGTGTAACTGATTCGGATCTAACCGGTCAAGATTCAATTGAAACGAATTTGGTTTAGAAAGAGCGGACATGACCTCGGCAGTTGATGCCCGAACCCGGGGAGAACGCAAATCCTCCATAACATAGTCTAAATAATGATCGGGGACTTCATGCTCGTTAATAAAACTCCCGGTTGACAACAGCTTTTTTTTGAACATGGATTTATTCATTAGCGATAAAAAGGCCTTTGTTAAGAAGGAAGATCGATAGGAGAAACGTGCCGGATGCAAGACGGGCTGCAATAAAATTAACTGTTGAATCCGCTCTTGTATTTTCTCCATTGCTTGTGAAGCGATCAAACCGCCAAAAGAATGTCCGACTAATATAACGGGTGATTGAAAGCTTAGAATGAAATCAACAACGGAATTTATGTATCCGTCAATCGTGTCAGGACTGTGGTGATAAGGAGACCGGCCAAACCCAGGCAGATCGACAAGCCAAATAGGAAAGGGCTGCAAGGAGTTTGCGAGTGGGATCAAGCAATCCGACCCGCTAAATGTACCGTGGAGAATAATGATCGGAATTCCGCGGCCTTCCCTTTCCAGTGCAGTTAAGTTTCCAACCCTACGGTAACTGAAATGATCGTAAGCAGCCCGCCCCCTATGAGACAAGCGATAGTCCAAGTCCGATATTACAAAAGGTAAGGTGGATTTTCGCAGCGATAAATTCAGATTATTTTTATTTGCGATATCTTCTTTAGACATCGTGGGGAATTCATTCTTTACGATAAATTCCATGGATTCGCTCGGTATTTTCATTAATTTTCCAAATCCCGATCGAAGCAAGCTTTTAATAGATTTAGAGGAACCGAGCCGGTGGGCGCTTTAACGCGGACTTCTTTTGCGATCATGGCAACCAGATCTTTCATGTTAGGGCTGCTGATCTTCTCGTCCAGTAAAAAATAAGATTTGCTCTCCGGCTGCTCCTCCTCGACTAAGGCAGAAACCAAAGAAGCTACATGATCCACGTGAACCATTGGAAGCCAATATTTTTTCCCCCCGGGGACCGAGGGCATTAAATGTCTTCTCACTGAATCCACCAAAATACTTAGACCCCCGAGCTGCTCGGTACTCCCCGTTAAGGAATCTCCTATTACGACCGCCGGGTTGACGACAGACAGAGGTATTCCTAGAGAATGCAGGGTATGGCGAATGTACATATCCGCTTTAAATTTCATTTTTTCGTAGGGCGGAGACTTTTCAAGAAGAACTTCAATCTTTTTATCCGAAAAATTGTGCTCGTTATAAGGGCTCATAAACCCGACAATGTGTATGAAATGCTTCAAGCCTTTTGTCTGTTGGATGGTTTGGGCAACCGCAGCGATTTCCTTGGAAGCTTGAAGAAATACTTGCTCCGCCGTTTGTTGATCCAGTTCGATATTCATGGGGCCTCCGGCATGAATGATGATATCTGCATCCAAAACTTGCTGCAGGCTATTACCGTCTAATCCCAAGTTCGGTTTGGCAAGATCGCCCAAAACGGGGATTATATTTTGATGTTCACAGGGCTCTAACTGTTTCATCAAATTGTGAAATTTGTTCATGGAACGCACAAGAACCATGATACGATGACGTTTATTGACAGCACTTACGATGTTTTTTCCGATAAAACCGGTTCCGCCAGTCAAGAAAATATTCATGATCAAAATCGCTCCTCCACTTTACTACTAACTAGTACTAATTTAGGGTAAAAAAATTACTTTAGCAAAAATGCTAAAGAAGTAAAGACGTCATTCAACAATTGAGGCTTGTTTGTGGCTTTGGCCAGGAAAAGTCCGCCTTCGATCGAAGAGATGATCAAGCTTGCTGTCTGTTTAACAGGCGTTTGTTCCGGTATTTGTTTTTTTTGAATGGCGTCGGCTAACAACTTTTCAAGTGAGTCGGTTTGATGCTCGAAGAAGAGCCTTACCTTCTTTTGAACTTCGATCGAGTCATTTGAAACTTGCGTATAGAAGGTAAGAAAAGGACATCCTCCAAGATAATCTTTCTGCATATTATCTGCTACAAAGATCTGCAAGAGACTTCCCAGTTTGTCGATCACGGATAAGTCCGCTCGGGAAAGGACGGAATCAATTTGTTCCTGGTAATGAAGGATGAACTGATCGATAATATGAAGCAACAGTTCCTCCTTGCTTTTGAAGTGGTAGTAAATGTTTGTTTTTGAAACTTTAGAATTGTCGACGACATCGTCCATACTTGTGAGCTGATAACCTTTTGTTAAAAATAAATGTGCGGCAGCTTGAAGTACGGTATCACGGTTTGATTTTCGATTTCTTTGTTTTTCCATATTAGTACTATACAGTACTAGTTTGTTGGCTGTCAAGTAAGGAGCGAAATCCCAACAGGTGACATCAAAACCGTGACTACACCCGTAGAAGCCTGTCTGCCGTTGTCTTCGGACGTCAATTGCGTCTTAATGGCGCTTTTGACGGTTCTTTCGTTTTTGAGTGAATTTTACAGGGCGGCATATGATTCTCCCGAACGAACTCGACATACGTAGATGTCCTTGACGTGGCATTTTCCATATAAC carries:
- the smpB gene encoding SsrA-binding protein SmpB → MGKKSQFDKPLAQNKKASHDYFIEETYEAGIVLMGTEIKSIRRGKANLSDSFATIRNGEMFLHNMHVSPFEQGNRHNPTDPTRARKLLLHKSQINKLLGQSKQEGYSIVPLKVYVKNGYAKVLIGLGKGKKQYDKRDTAAKRDAQRDIQRALREKQKVAR
- a CDS encoding type II toxin-antitoxin system death-on-curing family toxin; this encodes MTSTRYLSVQEVIAINVAMIQRYSQGEHIGVKDPGLLESAMLRPRSSAFGEDAYPTIFEKAAALFESLGQNHPFHNANKRTAFTALVIFLRYNGLHFKMDTKKAENFTVDMVNHKYNFRELASVIQNHCISIN
- a CDS encoding AbrB family transcriptional regulator → MNRMVDMERKVTKFGNSLGLTMTDALKQIGLDQGDIVSIEVNQSTGEIIIRKSTKVSLPSGISKDFMDSLSDVINEYDQTLQGLKDR
- a CDS encoding alpha/beta fold hydrolase, encoding MKIPSESMEFIVKNEFPTMSKEDIANKNNLNLSLRKSTLPFVISDLDYRLSHRGRAAYDHFSYRRVGNLTALEREGRGIPIIILHGTFSGSDCLIPLANSLQPFPIWLVDLPGFGRSPYHHSPDTIDGYINSVVDFILSFQSPVILVGHSFGGLIASQAMEKIQERIQQLILLQPVLHPARFSYRSSFLTKAFLSLMNKSMFKKKLLSTGSFINEHEVPDHYLDYVMEDLRSPRVRASTAEVMSALSKPNSFQLNLDRLDPNQLHVLWGDQDRDYSIPNLLERDHITLLPFGHQFPISHPEITAQWIQKWIE
- a CDS encoding SDR family oxidoreductase, which codes for MNIFLTGGTGFIGKNIVSAVNKRHRIMVLVRSMNKFHNLMKQLEPCEHQNIIPVLGDLAKPNLGLDGNSLQQVLDADIIIHAGGPMNIELDQQTAEQVFLQASKEIAAVAQTIQQTKGLKHFIHIVGFMSPYNEHNFSDKKIEVLLEKSPPYEKMKFKADMYIRHTLHSLGIPLSVVNPAVVIGDSLTGSTEQLGGLSILVDSVRRHLMPSVPGGKKYWLPMVHVDHVASLVSALVEEEQPESKSYFLLDEKISSPNMKDLVAMIAKEVRVKAPTGSVPLNLLKACFDRDLEN
- a CDS encoding TetR/AcrR family transcriptional regulator, whose translation is MTANKLVLYSTNMEKQRNRKSNRDTVLQAAAHLFLTKGYQLTSMDDVVDNSKVSKTNIYYHFKSKEELLLHIIDQFILHYQEQIDSVLSRADLSVIDKLGSLLQIFVADNMQKDYLGGCPFLTFYTQVSNDSIEVQKKVRLFFEHQTDSLEKLLADAIQKKQIPEQTPVKQTASLIISSIEGGLFLAKATNKPQLLNDVFTSLAFLLK